The DNA sequence CAGCGGTGGCGGCGAGGGCGGCGGTGGCGGTACGGAACCGGCGCCCGCGCGGATCCTGGTCGTCGACGACGACCCGACGGTGGCGGAGGTCGTCACCGGCTACCTGAGGCGCGCCGGCTACACGGTGGAGAGCGTCGCCGACGGCCCGGCGGCGCTCGCCCGCGCCGGGTTGATCCGGCCGGACCTGGTCGTACTGGACCTCATGCTGCCGGGTCTGGACGGGCTGGAGGTGTGCCGCAGGCTCCGCGCGACCGGCCCGGTCCCCGTGATCATGCTGACCGCGCGGGGCGACGAGGACGACCGGATCGCGGGACTGGAACTGGGCGCCGACGACTACGTCACGAAACCGTTCAGCCCGCGCGAGCTGGTCCTGCGGGTCACCTCCGTGCTGCGGCGCGCGGCGGCCGCCGGTGCCGCGGGGGCCGCGGGCGCGGGCGCGGCGGAGGCCCGCCTCACGGGCGCCGGGATCACGCTCGATCCGGCCACCCACAGGGCCGCGAAGGACGGACGCGAACTGGCGCTCACGGTGCGGGAGTTCGACCTGCTCGCGCACTTCCTGCGGCATCCGGGCCAGGCGCACGGCCGGGAGGAGCTGATGCGCGAGGTGTGGGGCTGGGACTTCGGGGACCTGTCGACGGTGACCGTGCACGTACGCCGCCTGCGCGCCAAGGTCGAGGAGGACCCCGGGCGGCCGAGGCTGATCCAGACGGTGTGGGGCGTCGGCTACCGCTTCGAACCGGGCGAGGTGGCCGCGGCATGAAGGACATCCTGCTCATCGCGCTGTTCGCGTTCGGCGGGGCCGTGTGCGCGGGGGCGTTCGGCGCGCTCGTGCTGAGGCTGGTGCGGCACCGGTCGGTGGCGGTGTCCCTGACCGTGATCGCCGCCGTGACGGTCACCGCGATGCTGGCCGGGACGCTCGCCGTGGCCCAGGCGATGTTCCTCTCCCGGCACGACCTCGGGGTGGTCACCCTGGTCGTGGCGATGGCCGCGGTGGTCTCGCTCGCCGTGGCGCTGCTGCTGGGGCGGTGGGTGGTGGCCCGCAGCCGGGAACTGTCCCGGGCCGCGCGGGACTTCGGTGACGGCGGCAGCTTCGCGGCGCCGCCGGGGCTGGCGACCGCGGAACTGGCCTCGCTGTCGCGGGAGTTGGCCGCGACGAGCGAGAAGCTGGCGGTGTCCCGGGAACGGGAGCGGGCGCTCGAGACCTCGCGGCGGGAGCTGGTGGCCTGGATCTCGCACGACCTGCGGACCCCGCTGGCAGGTCTGCGGGCGATGTCCGAGGCCCTGGAGGACGGCATGGCGGAGGATCCGGCGCGGTACCACCGGCAGATCCGCACCGAGGTGGACCGGCTGAACTCCATGGTCGGGGACCTCTTCGAACTGTCCCGCATCCACGCGGGGGCGCTGACGCTGAGCCCGAGCCGGATGTCCGTGTACGACCTGGTCGGCGACGCGCTGTCCGGGGTGCACCCGCTGGCGCGGGAGCGCGGGGTGCGGCTCGACGGCGGAGCGGTGGACCGGGTGCCGGTGGAGGTGGACGGCAAGGAGATGACGCGGGTCCTGGCCAACCTGCTGATCAACGCGATCCGGCACACGCCGGCGGACGGCACGGTGGCGATCGCGGCCTCCGTCCCGGCCGGCGGGGGAGCGGTGGTCGTCTCCGTGACGGACGGCTGCGGCGGCATCCCGCCGGAGGACCTGCCGCGGGTCTTCGACACGGGCTGGCGGGGCACCCCGGCGCGGACGCCTCCGGCGGGGGTGGCGTCGGTGCCGGCGCCTCCGGCGGGGGCGGGGCTGGGGCTCGCGATCGTGCGGGGCATCGTGGAGGCGCATGCGGGGCGGGCGGCGGTGCGGAACGTTCCCGGGGGGTGCCGGTTCGAGGTGACCCTGCCGGTGTCTCCCTGAGGCTGGGCCGGCCGGGGGGCCGGGGCCGGGGCCCCGGGGGCGCCGCCCCCGACCCCGCGCCTCAAGCGCCGGCGGGGCCGGATGGTGGTGCCCGCCGTGGGTGGGTGCCGCGCCGTTGCCGGGGACCGGCCCCCGGACCCCCGCTCCTCAAACGCCGGAGGGGCTGGATTTGGCCGGCGACCGCCTGGATCTGCGGGACTGTGGGCTCAAAGGGGCCAGGCGGGGCCGGATTCGACCGGTCGGCGTCAGGCGTGTGCGAAGTCCGTCATGCCCTTCGCGAAGTCGACTTCCGGGCGCCAGCCCAGGTCCGTGCGCAGGCGGTGGGAGTCGGCCGTGATGTGGCGGACGTCGCCCAGGCGGAACTCGCCGGTGACGACGGGGGCGGGGCCGCCGTGGGCCGTGGCCAGGGCCGTGGCCATCTCGCCGACCGTGTGCGGGGTTCCGCTGCCGGTGTTGTAGGCGGTGCACACGCCGAGCGGCGTCGATGCCTCCAGGGCCAGGGCGTTGGCCTCCGCGACGTCCGTCACGTGGACGAAGTCCCGCCGCTGGCCGCCGTCCTCGTAGACCTGCGGGGCCTCGCCCCGCGCCAGCGAGGAGCGGAAGAAGGAGGCCACGCCCGCGTACGGGGTGTCGCGCGGCATCCCCGGGCCGTAGACGTTGTGGTAGCGCAGCGACACCGCCCGGCCGTCCACGCACCGCGCCCAGGAGGCCGCCAGGTGCTCCTGGGTCAGCTTCGTGGTCGCGTACACGTTGCGCGGATCCGTCGGCGCGTCCTCGGCGACCAGGCCCGGCGCGAGCTCCGAGTCGCAGACGGGGCAGTGCGGTTCGAAGCGGCCGGCGGTCAGGTCGGCGGCGCGGCGCGGGCCCGGGCGGACCACCCCGTGGCGCGGGCACTCGTACCGCCCCTCCCCGTAGACCACCATCGAGCCGGCGAGGACGAGGTCCCGGACTCCGCCGTCCGCCATCGCGGCCAGTAGGACCGCCGTGCCGAGGTCGTTGTGGGAGACGTACGCCGGGGCGTCCGCGAAGTCCTTGCCGAGGCCGACCATCGCCGCCTGGTGGCAGACGGAGTCCACCCCGCGCAGGGCGGCGCGTACGGCCTCGGGGTCGCGGACGTCGGCCCGTACGAACGCGGCGTCGTCCGCCGGGGGGACGAGGTCCAGGACGAGGGGATCGTGGCCGCGAAGACGCAGAGTGGTAACGATGTGGGAGCCGATGAACCCGGATCCGCCGGTGACGAGTACGCGCATGCCGGCGACGCTACGGAATTCCGGGGGCCGACGGGGTGTCCCACGCCTTGCCGTAAGACTTCCGTCAGCTCATTTGGTCACGGGCGGTGAGTGGATGGGGGCAGGGTGTCCCAAGTTGCGTCCGATACCAGGGTGTTTGAGTGACCGAGCGGCGAAAAGTAACCCTTTTGGTGCCTTGCCAACTGGCTTGACCGCGACGTAAGCGGGGCATAAGTTCTGCCCCGGCTCGCTCCATCGGGGACCGGCCGGCACACCGTCTCTTGGGGGGACCCATGCACTACTACACCGACGTTCTGAAGAAGTACGCCGTCTTCTCCGGCCGCGCGCGCCGCCAGGAGTACTGGATGTTCGTCCTCTTCGACATCGCCGCGCTGATCATCGCCGCCGTCATCGACGGTGTTCTCGGCACCTCGCCGTGGATCTACCTGCTCTACGCGGTGGCCACCTTCCTTCCGGGTCTCGGCCTCTCGATCCGTCGCCTGCACGACCTCGGCAAGTCCGGCTGGTGGCTGCTCATCGCTCTGATCCCGCTCGTCGGCGGCATCTGGCTGCTGGTCCTGACGGCCACCGAGGGTCAGCCGAACCCGAACCAGTACGGCCCGAGCCCCAAGGCCGTCCACGCCTGAGCAGGTCGGCAGTCGTCGTGCCCGAAGCGCCGCCCCTGGCTGGAAACAGCCGGTGGCGGCGTTTCGCCGTTTGTGGGCGGGTCGGGGCCCTCCCGGCCACCGAGAGTGACGCGCGTCTCGCCCGGGCTTGCGTCGGGGGCTGTCCAGACCGGCCCGATCACGAGATATCTTGATGTCGAGCAATGTTGCAGACGAGAGACGCAGACTGTGGAGCGGAGCATCCGGTGACTGACTCGACCATCATCTACACGCACACTGACGAGGCCCCGGCCCTCGCGACGTATTCGTTCCTGCCTGTGATCCAGGCGTACGCGTCGACGGCCGGTGTGAATGTCGAGACCCGTGACATCTCCCTGGCAGGTCGGATCATCGCCAGCTTCCCCGAGTACCTGGAAGAGGGCCAGCGGATCGCGGACGCCCTCGCCGAGCTCGGCGAACTGGCGAAGACCCCGGGCGCCAACATCATCAAGCTGCCCAACGTCTCGGCGTCGATCCCGCAGCTCAAGGCCGCGGTCGCCGAGCTCCAGGGCCAGGGCTACGCGCTTCCGGACTACCCGGACGACCCGAAGAGCGACGAGGAGCGCGAGAACCGCGCCCGTTACGACAAGATCAAGGGCAGCGCCGTCAACCCGGTCCTGCGCGAGGGCAACTCCGACCGCCGCGCCCCCGCCTCGGTCAAGAACTACGCCAAGGCGCACCCGCACCGCATGGGCGCCTGGACCACCGAGTCGAAGACGAACGTCGCCACCATGGGCGAGAACGACTTCCGCTCCACCGAGAAGTCCGCCGTGATCGCCGAGGCCGGCACGCTGCGCATCGAGCACGTCGACGCCGACGGCGCCGTCACGGTGCTGCGCGACTCCGTACCGGTCCTCGCGGGCGAGGTCGTGGACGCGTCCGTCCTGCACGTCGACGCGCTGCGCACCTTCCTGAACGACCAGATCGAGCGCGCCAAGGCCGAGGACGTCCTGTTCTCCGTGCACCTCAAGGCCACGATGATGAAGGTCTCCGACCCGATCGTCTTCGGCCACGTGGTCCGCGCCTTCTTCCCGAAGACCTTCGCCCGCTACGGCGAGACCCTGGCGGCCGCCGGCCTGTCCCCGAACGACGGCCTCGGCACCATCCTGAACGGCCTGGGCGCGCTGCCCGACGCCGACGCGATCAAGGCCTCCTTCGACGCCGAGATCGCCGAGGGCCCGGCCCTCGCGATGGTGGACTCCGACAAGGGCATCACCAACCTGCACGTTCCGTCCGACGTCATCGTCGACGCCTCGATGCCGGCCATGATCCGCACCTCCGGCCACATGTGGGGCCCGGACGGCGCCGAGGCCGACACCCTCGCCGTCCTCCCGGACAGCAGCTACGCCGGTGTGTACCAGGTCGTCATCGACGACTGCCGCGCGCACGGCGCGTACAACCCGTCCACGATGGGCTCGGTGCCGAACGTCGGCCTCATGGCCCAGAAGGCCGAGGAGTACGGCAGCCACGACAAGACCTTCGAGCTGGCCGCCGCCGGCACCGTCCGCCTCGTCGACGCCTCGGGTGCCACGGTCCTGGAGCAGGAGGTCGCCGCCGGCGACATCTTCCGCGCCTGCCAGACCAAGGACGCGCCGATCCAGGACTGGGTCAAGCTCGCCGTCACCCGCGCCCGCGCCACCGGCGTCCCGGCCGTCTTCTGGCTCGACGAGGGCCGCGCGCACGACGCGCAGCTGATCGCCAAGGTCAAGACGTACCTCGCCGACCACGACACCGACGGTCTGACCATCAAGATCCTGTCGCCGGTCGAGGCCACCGCGTACTCCCTGGAGCGCATCCGCCGCGGCGAGGACACCATCTCGG is a window from the Streptomyces sp. NBC_01244 genome containing:
- a CDS encoding response regulator transcription factor is translated as MLVVDDDPTVAEVVTGYLRRAGYTVESVADGPAALARAGLIRPDLVVLDLMLPGLDGLEVCRRLRATGPVPVIMLTARGDEDDRIAGLELGADDYVTKPFSPRELVLRVTSVLRRAAAAGAAGAAGAGAAEARLTGAGITLDPATHRAAKDGRELALTVREFDLLAHFLRHPGQAHGREELMREVWGWDFGDLSTVTVHVRRLRAKVEEDPGRPRLIQTVWGVGYRFEPGEVAAA
- a CDS encoding sensor histidine kinase, which gives rise to MKDILLIALFAFGGAVCAGAFGALVLRLVRHRSVAVSLTVIAAVTVTAMLAGTLAVAQAMFLSRHDLGVVTLVVAMAAVVSLAVALLLGRWVVARSRELSRAARDFGDGGSFAAPPGLATAELASLSRELAATSEKLAVSRERERALETSRRELVAWISHDLRTPLAGLRAMSEALEDGMAEDPARYHRQIRTEVDRLNSMVGDLFELSRIHAGALTLSPSRMSVYDLVGDALSGVHPLARERGVRLDGGAVDRVPVEVDGKEMTRVLANLLINAIRHTPADGTVAIAASVPAGGGAVVVSVTDGCGGIPPEDLPRVFDTGWRGTPARTPPAGVASVPAPPAGAGLGLAIVRGIVEAHAGRAAVRNVPGGCRFEVTLPVSP
- a CDS encoding NAD-dependent epimerase/dehydratase family protein, which translates into the protein MRVLVTGGSGFIGSHIVTTLRLRGHDPLVLDLVPPADDAAFVRADVRDPEAVRAALRGVDSVCHQAAMVGLGKDFADAPAYVSHNDLGTAVLLAAMADGGVRDLVLAGSMVVYGEGRYECPRHGVVRPGPRRAADLTAGRFEPHCPVCDSELAPGLVAEDAPTDPRNVYATTKLTQEHLAASWARCVDGRAVSLRYHNVYGPGMPRDTPYAGVASFFRSSLARGEAPQVYEDGGQRRDFVHVTDVAEANALALEASTPLGVCTAYNTGSGTPHTVGEMATALATAHGGPAPVVTGEFRLGDVRHITADSHRLRTDLGWRPEVDFAKGMTDFAHA
- a CDS encoding DUF805 domain-containing protein; protein product: MHYYTDVLKKYAVFSGRARRQEYWMFVLFDIAALIIAAVIDGVLGTSPWIYLLYAVATFLPGLGLSIRRLHDLGKSGWWLLIALIPLVGGIWLLVLTATEGQPNPNQYGPSPKAVHA
- a CDS encoding NADP-dependent isocitrate dehydrogenase, with the protein product MTDSTIIYTHTDEAPALATYSFLPVIQAYASTAGVNVETRDISLAGRIIASFPEYLEEGQRIADALAELGELAKTPGANIIKLPNVSASIPQLKAAVAELQGQGYALPDYPDDPKSDEERENRARYDKIKGSAVNPVLREGNSDRRAPASVKNYAKAHPHRMGAWTTESKTNVATMGENDFRSTEKSAVIAEAGTLRIEHVDADGAVTVLRDSVPVLAGEVVDASVLHVDALRTFLNDQIERAKAEDVLFSVHLKATMMKVSDPIVFGHVVRAFFPKTFARYGETLAAAGLSPNDGLGTILNGLGALPDADAIKASFDAEIAEGPALAMVDSDKGITNLHVPSDVIVDASMPAMIRTSGHMWGPDGAEADTLAVLPDSSYAGVYQVVIDDCRAHGAYNPSTMGSVPNVGLMAQKAEEYGSHDKTFELAAAGTVRLVDASGATVLEQEVAAGDIFRACQTKDAPIQDWVKLAVTRARATGVPAVFWLDEGRAHDAQLIAKVKTYLADHDTDGLTIKILSPVEATAYSLERIRRGEDTISVTGNVLRDYLTDLFPILELGTSAKMLSVVPLMNGGGLFETGAGGSAPKHVQQLVKENYLRWDSLGEFLALAVSFEHLATTTGNARAQVLADTLDRATGTFLNEDKSPSRKLGGIDNRGSHFYLALYWAQELSRQTEDPKLAAAFDPLAKTLAESEEKIVGELIAVQGAPAEIGGYYQPDAAKASAIMRPSATLNEALAILG